The sequence below is a genomic window from Spiroplasma gladiatoris.
CCTTCTACAAGATATATTTTATTAGAAAACAAAATATCAATAAAATCATTTCTTCTTATTTTAAAATAAGTTTTTAATTTATTTAAATCATTCATGTATCTACCAATAATTTCAGCTTCTTTTTTGCCATTGTCAACTAGTAATGAAGAAATCTTTTTGAATTCTTTATCTTCTATAATTTTATTCAATTCTAACTTTTTAAAGTTATTTTGAACTCTTTCACCTTTATCGTTAAGTACAATTTCATTGAAAATAAATATATCTTCATAATTTCAATCTAATAATTTTATTAATTCAGGACTATGTGAAACTAAATATACGTTTTTTCCTTTTTGAAGAAGTTTATTTATTTCGTTAACTATTTCAACAAACAATGATGGATGACAAAATTTTTCTGGTTCATCAATAAAAATTTCTTCTTTAGAACTTATGTTTAATAATTTTAATATGTATAAAGAACCGTGACCTGATCCCATTACATTATCTATAAAATTGTTATTTATTTTTAATAATTTTTTATAAACTTTACTTTTTGAAATTCCTATAACATCTTTATCATATTTAATATCCATTGCTTTAGAAATTTCTTGAACAGTAGTGTTTAAATTATCTATATTTTCTATGACTATTTTATCGACTTTTTTTTCAAAAGCTTCTCTTTCTTGGATACAGTTGGGCATAATTATATCTTCTATTAAAATACTTAATGTTAAAGAACTATCAACTGTATCTTTTGTTTCATTTTTATAAACTATTTCTGATGGGATTAAAATAGAGTTTTTAAAACCTTTCATCTCATTGTATAACTTATTTAAATGATATGTTTTACCATAACCATTTGGTCCAATAAATAATTTTAGTTTTCCTTTTTGCATATTTTTATCTTCCTTTTTATTCAATCAACTTATTATTAAATATGTTCTTATATTATTTAATATTTATTTTTTATTTATATAAAATTATAAATTAGTATTTTTTACTTACACTAATATTCCAATTCATCTTTTAAAAATTCTACTAAACTAGTTTTTGGTTTAACAAAATCATTAGTTAATTGTGTTAAAAATACATCTTTATTACCACATATAATGATTTCTTCTTTTGCTCTAGTTAAAGCTGTATAAACGGTTCTTTTTGTATGAAAATTAGACGGTCTATTTGATCCTGATGCAATATAAATGATTTTCTTATATTCTCCACCTTGTAATTTATGAACACTTACACAAAATCCGCATTCTATTTTTATTTCAATGTTTAATTTATTTTTTAAATAGAATCGATCATCTTTAGAAAGATAACATTCTATGAAATTATTATCGATTAAAATTTTTACTTCTTTTTTATAAATTTTATTTAAATACTTATATTCACTTTTTATATCTTTAATACTACAAATATAACCAATATCACCATTGAAAATATCAAATTTTAAATAAGTATCTTTTTTAAACTTATTTCTTGTAAAAAGAACTCTTTGTTTAAAATAATATTCATTTAAATCCAAGTCATGATTACATAATCTTCTCTTTAAAAAATTATTAATAGTTTTAGTAGAATAAAAATAATCTTTTTCTTCTGTATTTATATTACTAATAATTTGTAAATTTTTTAAATTACAATTTTCATATGAACTTGTTAAATACTCACTTACTAAAAATTCCTTTAAATCATCTGTATTTTTGTTAAATAAAAAATTTATTCCTTTAATTTTATTTTCTTCAATTATTTTTAAAAAATCTTCTTTTGTATAAGTGTTATTATTTTCAATAATGTCATTTGCAAAGCGCAGTAAATCTTCATTTTCATTTTGTCTAAAGTTTTTAGTTAATTTACTAGTTGAGATTATATTACTTTCAATAAGATCTTCAAAAACAATACCAGTAGATATTGGGGGAAGTTGATTGCTATCTCCTACTAAAATTATTTTTTCAATTTTAGTACTAATAGCTTGAAATAAATGATAGAACATTCTCAAATCAATCATTGAACACTCATCAACAATTATAATATCTTTATTTAGTAATATTGTTTCATTATATCTGAATCTTCTTATACCATTTCCATCTAGTAATTTATGAATATTAATTGTTTCAACATTATTTAAATTTAATTTTAAACTATTAGAAATATTTTTAGTCGCCATTCCTGATAAAGCAGTTAAACCAATTTTAATATTAGGATTAACATTGTTTGATATTTTGATTATTGTATCTATTAATTTAGTTTTTCCAGTTCCAGCTTTACCTGTAATAATAGAGATTCTATTTTCAAAACATTTTTTTATAGAGTCTAGTTGTTCAATTGTTAAATTATTTATGTCTGGATTTTCTTTTTCAAGATTACTTAAACATTCGTTGGAAAAGTCACTAAATAATTCATTATTCATAATTTTTTTATTTTAGTAGCTAATTTATATTCATACATATAATACATTCATGGGTACACTTTCATATCTTTAAATTTTAAATATTTTTGTTGCTCACAATAATCAGTTATGTCATCAATATTTTCTATGATATTATTATCATTACAGATACATTTGTATTTTGATAAATTTATATAAGAACTACCATCTTCATCACATTCTTTAAAAATATTTAATAAAAAATATAATGTTTGTAATTCAAAACTATAAATATCTAAATTAAGAGAATTTACACAATCAAATATCGAAGAATAAAATTTGTTAATTGAAGTGAAGTCTTTATCACAATTCATATATTTAAAAATATTATTTACAAATATATCTAAAAAGTTGTCTAAACTATTTATAGTTTTAATTTCAAAAAATTCTTTAAGTAATTCGAAATCTAAATTATTATTAAAAAAGAATTTTATAATTTTTGAAAAACTATTTTCATAAAATGAATAAGTTCTAAAAAATCAATCGAAAATATTTTTTTCTTGTTTATTTGTCTGTTTATATTCATTAATAAAATAAGATTTTGAGTACATTGTATTATCATTATCCTTTTTAATTCTTTCGAATTGTCTACTATTTTTATAGAAAAAATAGTTATAATTTTCAAAAAACAAATCAAACATATAAATTTCAAAATCAATTAAATCATATACTTCAATAATTTTTAAATTAATTTCTTTAATAAATCACTGACTATTTGCTTTAATAACTACATCTATATATAATTTATTTTTAA
It includes:
- a CDS encoding ATP-dependent DNA helicase; amino-acid sequence: MNNELFSDFSNECLSNLEKENPDINNLTIEQLDSIKKCFENRISIITGKAGTGKTKLIDTIIKISNNVNPNIKIGLTALSGMATKNISNSLKLNLNNVETINIHKLLDGNGIRRFRYNETILLNKDIIIVDECSMIDLRMFYHLFQAISTKIEKIILVGDSNQLPPISTGIVFEDLIESNIISTSKLTKNFRQNENEDLLRFANDIIENNNTYTKEDFLKIIEENKIKGINFLFNKNTDDLKEFLVSEYLTSSYENCNLKNLQIISNINTEEKDYFYSTKTINNFLKRRLCNHDLDLNEYYFKQRVLFTRNKFKKDTYLKFDIFNGDIGYICSIKDIKSEYKYLNKIYKKEVKILIDNNFIECYLSKDDRFYLKNKLNIEIKIECGFCVSVHKLQGGEYKKIIYIASGSNRPSNFHTKRTVYTALTRAKEEIIICGNKDVFLTQLTNDFVKPKTSLVEFLKDELEY